A stretch of Lathyrus oleraceus cultivar Zhongwan6 chromosome 6, CAAS_Psat_ZW6_1.0, whole genome shotgun sequence DNA encodes these proteins:
- the LOC127091871 gene encoding folate-biopterin transporter 1, chloroplastic isoform X2, whose amino-acid sequence MTCVYFFSLIPLIPSKFPNSYYTSNLHPSPIVALSPQYRRRTHRKLTGTEMSGTVPRSASAFRLSTDENDLLLGSRTGAGKGDTLTTETDVEASSTSKTVIRKNRYSTLFGIDLSPDTVAVAMVYFVQGVLGLARLAVSFYLKDGLHLDPAEAAVISGISAFPWLVKPLYGFISDSIPLFGYRRRSYLVLSGLLGALSWSLMATSVDNKYSAAICILLGSLSVAFSDVVVDSMVVERARGESQSTSGSLQSLCWGSSAFGGIVSSYFSGSLLEAYGARFVFGVTALLPLLTSAVAVLVKEQPTLGTATGQAFSFPQPEFLESSKQSIIQLWVSVRQPSIFLPTLFIFLWQATPQSDSAMFYFNTNSLGFTPEFLGRVKLVTSIASLLGVGLYNGFLKNVPLRKIFLWTTIFGSALGMTQVFLVTGLNRKFGISDEWFAIGDSLILTVLSQASFMPVLVLAARLCPEGMEATLFATLMSVSNGGSVLGGLIGAGLTQVFGITKDKFDNLAALIILCNLSSLLPLPLLGLLPGDNPDDNLKDDDSEIEMKRN is encoded by the exons atgaCTTGTGTTTATTTTTTCTCTTTAATACCGTTAATACCCTCCAAATTTCCCAATTCCTACTACACCTCCAACCTACACCCCTCACCGATCGTCGCTCTTTCACCGCAATACCGCCGGAGAACGCATCGGAAGCTGACGGGAACTGAAATGTCCGGCACCGTTCCGAGATCGGCATCAGCTTTCCGACTCAGCACCGATGAAAACGACTTATTATTAGGTTCTCGTACAG GTGCAGGAAAAGGCGATACATTAACAACTGAGACAGATGTAGAGGCTTCCTCCACTAGTAAAACTGTTATTCGGAAGAACAGATACAGTACATTGTTTGGGATTGATCTATCCCCAGATACTGTTGCTGTTGCTATGGTATACTTTGTTCAAGGTGTTTTAGGACTTGCTAGGTTGGCTGTCAGCTTTTATTTAAAGGATGGTTTGCATCTGGATCCTGCTGAG GCAGCTGTGATTTCTGGTATTTCTGCGTTTCCATGGCTTGTCAAACCTCTGTACGGTTTTATTAG CGATTCTATCCCCCTTTTTGGTTACCGGAGAAGGTCATACCTAGTTTTATCAGGGCTGCTTGGTGCACTCTCATGGAGTCTGATGGCTACTTCTGTTGACAACAAATATAGTGCTGCTATTTGCATACTTCTCGGATCTCTCTCTGTTGCTTTCTCAGATGTT GTTGTAGATTCAATGGTTGTGGAAAGGGCGCGTGGTGAGTCACAAAGCACTTCGGGATCTCTTCAGTCTTTATGTTGGGGTTCTTCAGCTTTTGGTGGAATTGTGAGCTCATACTTCAGTGGGTCTTTGCTGGAGGCATATGGAGCAAG GTTTGTTTTTGGTGTCACGGCATTGCTTCCATTGTTAACATCTGCAGTTGCTGTTCTTGTAAAAGAACAGCCTACGCTTGGTACAGCGACAGGGCAGGCTTTTTCATTTCCCCAGCCCGAGTTTTTGGAAAGTTCAAAACAGAGCATTATTCAGCTGTGGGTTTCTGTACGACAACCCAGTATTTTTCTTCCCACGTTATTTATTTTCTTGTGGCAAGCAACCCCGCAGTCTGACTCTGCTATGTTCTACTTTAA CACAAACTCTCTTGGTTTTACCCCCGAGTTTTTAGGACGTGTCAAGCTCGTTACCTCGATTGCATCTCTGCTTGGTGTTGGACTTTATAATGGATTTCTGAAGAATGTTCCTCTGCGTAAAATATTTCTCTGGACTACCATTTTTGGTTCCGCGCTTGGAATGACACAG GTTTTCCTGGTTACTGGACTAAACCGGAAGTTTGGAATAAGCGATGAGTGGTTCGCAATTGGTGATTCATTAATTCTCACGGTTTTGAGCCAG GCTTCTTTCATGCCCGTTCTTGTGTTAGCAGCAAGATTATGTCCTGAGGGGATGGAGGCAACTCTTTTCGCAACTCTCATGTCTGTATCTAATGGAGGGAGTGTTCTTGGAGGATTGATAGGTGCAGGCCTGACTCAAGTATTTGGAATTACTAAGGACAAATTTGATAACTTGGCAGCTTTGATAATCCTCTGCAATCTTAGCTCATTATTGCCTCTGCCACTTCTCGGTCTTCTCCCCGGCGACAACCCTGATGATAATCTGAAGGATGACGATTCTGAAATTGAAATGAAGCGTAATTGA
- the LOC127091871 gene encoding folate-biopterin transporter 1, chloroplastic isoform X1: MTCVYFFSLIPLIPSKFPNSYYTSNLHPSPIVALSPQYRRRTHRKLTGTEMSGTVPRSASAFRLSTDENDLLLGSRTGAGKGDTLTTETDVEASSTSKTVIRKNRYSTLFGIDLSPDTVAVAMVYFVQGVLGLARLAVSFYLKDGLHLDPAEAAVISGISAFPWLVKPLYGFISDSIPLFGYRRRSYLVLSGLLGALSWSLMATSVDNKYSAAICILLGSLSVAFSDVVVDSMVVERARGESQSTSGSLQSLCWGSSAFGGIVSSYFSGSLLEAYGARFVFGVTALLPLLTSAVAVLVKEQPTLGTATGQAFSFPQPEFLESSKQSIIQLWVSVRQPSIFLPTLFIFLWQATPQSDSAMFYFNTNSLGFTPEFLGRVKLVTSIASLLGVGLYNGFLKNVPLRKIFLWTTIFGSALGMTQVFLVTGLNRKFGISDEWFAIGDSLILTVLSQASFMPVLVLAARLCPEGMEATLFATLMSVSNGGSVLGGLIGAGLTQVFGITKDKFDNLAALIILCNLSSLLPLPLLGLLPGDNPDDNLKDDDSEIEMKHQKDITSTCR; encoded by the exons atgaCTTGTGTTTATTTTTTCTCTTTAATACCGTTAATACCCTCCAAATTTCCCAATTCCTACTACACCTCCAACCTACACCCCTCACCGATCGTCGCTCTTTCACCGCAATACCGCCGGAGAACGCATCGGAAGCTGACGGGAACTGAAATGTCCGGCACCGTTCCGAGATCGGCATCAGCTTTCCGACTCAGCACCGATGAAAACGACTTATTATTAGGTTCTCGTACAG GTGCAGGAAAAGGCGATACATTAACAACTGAGACAGATGTAGAGGCTTCCTCCACTAGTAAAACTGTTATTCGGAAGAACAGATACAGTACATTGTTTGGGATTGATCTATCCCCAGATACTGTTGCTGTTGCTATGGTATACTTTGTTCAAGGTGTTTTAGGACTTGCTAGGTTGGCTGTCAGCTTTTATTTAAAGGATGGTTTGCATCTGGATCCTGCTGAG GCAGCTGTGATTTCTGGTATTTCTGCGTTTCCATGGCTTGTCAAACCTCTGTACGGTTTTATTAG CGATTCTATCCCCCTTTTTGGTTACCGGAGAAGGTCATACCTAGTTTTATCAGGGCTGCTTGGTGCACTCTCATGGAGTCTGATGGCTACTTCTGTTGACAACAAATATAGTGCTGCTATTTGCATACTTCTCGGATCTCTCTCTGTTGCTTTCTCAGATGTT GTTGTAGATTCAATGGTTGTGGAAAGGGCGCGTGGTGAGTCACAAAGCACTTCGGGATCTCTTCAGTCTTTATGTTGGGGTTCTTCAGCTTTTGGTGGAATTGTGAGCTCATACTTCAGTGGGTCTTTGCTGGAGGCATATGGAGCAAG GTTTGTTTTTGGTGTCACGGCATTGCTTCCATTGTTAACATCTGCAGTTGCTGTTCTTGTAAAAGAACAGCCTACGCTTGGTACAGCGACAGGGCAGGCTTTTTCATTTCCCCAGCCCGAGTTTTTGGAAAGTTCAAAACAGAGCATTATTCAGCTGTGGGTTTCTGTACGACAACCCAGTATTTTTCTTCCCACGTTATTTATTTTCTTGTGGCAAGCAACCCCGCAGTCTGACTCTGCTATGTTCTACTTTAA CACAAACTCTCTTGGTTTTACCCCCGAGTTTTTAGGACGTGTCAAGCTCGTTACCTCGATTGCATCTCTGCTTGGTGTTGGACTTTATAATGGATTTCTGAAGAATGTTCCTCTGCGTAAAATATTTCTCTGGACTACCATTTTTGGTTCCGCGCTTGGAATGACACAG GTTTTCCTGGTTACTGGACTAAACCGGAAGTTTGGAATAAGCGATGAGTGGTTCGCAATTGGTGATTCATTAATTCTCACGGTTTTGAGCCAG GCTTCTTTCATGCCCGTTCTTGTGTTAGCAGCAAGATTATGTCCTGAGGGGATGGAGGCAACTCTTTTCGCAACTCTCATGTCTGTATCTAATGGAGGGAGTGTTCTTGGAGGATTGATAGGTGCAGGCCTGACTCAAGTATTTGGAATTACTAAGGACAAATTTGATAACTTGGCAGCTTTGATAATCCTCTGCAATCTTAGCTCATTATTGCCTCTGCCACTTCTCGGTCTTCTCCCCGGCGACAACCCTGATGATAATCTGAAGGATGACGATTCTGAAATTGAAATGAAGC ATCAAAAAGACATCACTTCCACGTGCAGATAG